A window of the Candidatus Limnocylindrales bacterium genome harbors these coding sequences:
- a CDS encoding DUF447 domain-containing protein has translation MITETIVSTINEQGQVNFAPMGVVLEEDRIIIRPYKEGTTYRNLLATRQGVVHITDNVLIFAESAVSSPQFESFPAECIQGFVLKDTCYYYEFVVSEVDCSSERARFTTRIVKRGRIRDFIGFNRAKNAIIEAAILATRIRFIGVEKILEKFEEFAVIVKKTGGLQEEQAMEYLMNYVRQAANTEAVVT, from the coding sequence GTGATTACTGAAACTATTGTTTCAACCATCAACGAGCAAGGTCAGGTCAATTTTGCCCCCATGGGGGTTGTGCTAGAAGAGGATAGGATTATCATCCGACCTTATAAGGAAGGAACTACCTATCGAAATCTCCTGGCTACGCGCCAGGGGGTTGTTCATATTACAGATAATGTATTAATTTTTGCCGAAAGTGCGGTATCATCCCCACAGTTCGAGAGTTTTCCGGCAGAATGTATTCAGGGTTTCGTGCTGAAGGATACGTGCTACTATTATGAGTTTGTGGTATCGGAAGTGGATTGTAGCAGTGAACGTGCAAGGTTTACAACCCGGATTGTTAAAAGAGGTCGGATCCGGGATTTTATCGGGTTTAATCGGGCCAAGAATGCTATTATCGAGGCAGCTATTTTAGCCACGCGGATCAGGTTTATTGGAGTAGAAAAGATTTTAGAGAAATTTGAAGAGTTTGCCGTCATTGTTAAAAAGACCGGTGGGCTTCAGGAGGAACAGGCCATGGAGTATCTTATGAACTACGTCCGGCAGGCTGCAAATACGGAAGCCGTAGTGACTTAG
- the folK gene encoding 2-amino-4-hydroxy-6-hydroxymethyldihydropteridine diphosphokinase — METTAYVGIGSNVGDKVRNCQEAIHQLQATPGIEVSKISSLYYTEPVGYAHQDWFINCVVEIKTSLPPREVFLRCKEIERGMGRTYLIKWGPRVIDLDLLFYNDLILREADLEIPHPRLHERGFVLIPLAELNPTWIHPIFKKTVLELRQELKDFHEVKPYQGKNMAS; from the coding sequence ATGGAGACAACAGCTTATGTCGGAATCGGTTCCAATGTAGGGGACAAAGTCAGAAACTGCCAGGAAGCAATCCATCAACTCCAGGCTACACCGGGGATCGAAGTTAGCAAGATTTCTTCCCTATATTATACCGAACCGGTAGGGTATGCGCATCAAGACTGGTTTATAAATTGTGTTGTAGAAATTAAAACCTCCTTACCTCCCCGAGAGGTTTTCCTTAGATGTAAAGAAATAGAAAGGGGGATGGGCCGTACCTACCTCATCAAATGGGGGCCCCGGGTTATCGATCTGGATCTCCTTTTCTACAACGACTTGATTCTCAGGGAAGCTGATCTGGAAATTCCTCATCCCAGACTCCATGAGCGTGGGTTTGTACTGATTCCCCTGGCTGAACTGAATCCAACCTGGATACATCCCATCTTCAAAAAGACAGTGTTAGAGTTGAGGCAAGAATTAAAGGATTTTCATGAGGTGAAGCCTTATCAGGGGAAAAATATGGCTTCATAA
- a CDS encoding beta-ribofuranosylaminobenzene 5'-phosphate synthase family protein, with the protein MTLTLKTPSRLHLGLLDLNGSLNRIFGSIGVTIHKPGIVLEISEAGELMIQGDTTGKVEVLVRRFLHHYNIKEPVKVHLKERIPEHVGLGSGTQLSLAVAFGLAKFFQKDIPIPELARVMVRGCRSGIGIGAFTQGGFLVDGGHPRTPPPHQRDISPPPILFRYPFPENWMFLVVIPEIQKGLSGEKEQRAFEQLLPVSPYRVGEVCRILVMQMLPALIEENLKVFGEALTQIQKLVGSYFETVQGGLFADKICEQLIEYMLACGAAGAGQSSWGPTVYGLVKGNEQAQELASKVEEFLHGKVRATLFPVHGQNTGVEIIEGRE; encoded by the coding sequence ATGACTTTAACTCTTAAAACACCTTCCCGGCTTCATCTGGGATTACTGGACTTAAACGGTTCTTTAAATCGGATCTTCGGTAGTATTGGTGTAACTATTCACAAGCCGGGAATAGTTTTAGAAATATCCGAAGCCGGGGAGTTGATGATCCAGGGAGATACCACCGGTAAAGTGGAAGTTCTGGTCAGGCGATTTCTCCATCATTATAATATTAAAGAGCCGGTGAAGGTTCATCTTAAGGAGAGAATTCCTGAGCATGTGGGATTGGGGTCTGGGACTCAGTTATCCCTGGCGGTGGCTTTCGGTTTGGCTAAATTCTTTCAAAAGGACATCCCTATCCCGGAACTGGCCAGAGTCATGGTACGGGGTTGTCGCTCGGGAATCGGGATTGGAGCCTTTACCCAGGGCGGGTTTTTAGTCGATGGAGGACATCCCCGGACTCCTCCCCCCCATCAAAGAGACATTTCCCCTCCTCCGATCCTTTTCCGATATCCTTTCCCCGAAAACTGGATGTTTTTAGTTGTTATTCCTGAAATCCAGAAAGGTTTAAGTGGGGAAAAAGAACAACGGGCCTTTGAACAGCTTCTTCCTGTCTCTCCTTACCGGGTTGGGGAAGTCTGTAGAATTCTGGTCATGCAAATGCTACCGGCTTTGATCGAAGAAAATTTAAAAGTTTTCGGTGAAGCTTTAACCCAGATCCAGAAACTCGTAGGAAGTTATTTCGAGACCGTCCAGGGGGGATTATTTGCAGATAAGATCTGTGAGCAACTGATTGAATATATGCTGGCTTGCGGAGCCGCCGGAGCCGGGCAAAGCTCCTGGGGTCCGACCGTTTACGGCCTGGTAAAAGGAAACGAGCAGGCACAGGAACTGGCCTCTAAGGTCGAGGAATTTCTCCATGGGAAAGTTAGAGCGACTCTCTTCCCCGTCCATGGGCAGAATACCGGGGTGGAGATCATAGAGGGTCGGGAGTAG